From the Vibrio alginolyticus NBRC 15630 = ATCC 17749 genome, one window contains:
- the murB gene encoding UDP-N-acetylmuramate dehydrogenase: MNIKENVSLSSFSHWKIGGKAKYLSIVNNEKEILEAIEFAKVRNLPWLVVGNTSNLLFSDSGFDGVLIKLDGKFKDISLSNDGVVNIGSACFTPTTVRKLIAKGFSGLEHLIGIPASFGGVIYMNAGSQRKSISSNILSVLSIDESGNIIERRVDKCAFDYRESCYQSLNEIILSCKLKLQPGCKIELRRKCLEILKERRMKFPRKEPSCGSVFVSNPKMYETIGPPGKVIEDVGLKGYKFGGAQISAMHANFIVNRGKASAIDVLTLIKLAYNEVYQKTGFRLKSEAIYITRSGEQYRADIVANNLKRFVEL; the protein is encoded by the coding sequence ATGAATATAAAAGAAAATGTTAGTCTTAGTTCTTTTTCTCATTGGAAAATTGGTGGTAAAGCAAAGTATTTATCAATAGTAAACAATGAAAAAGAAATTTTAGAAGCGATAGAGTTTGCTAAGGTGAGAAATTTACCTTGGTTAGTTGTTGGAAATACATCAAATTTATTGTTTTCGGATTCTGGATTTGATGGTGTCTTAATTAAACTAGATGGAAAGTTTAAAGATATAAGTCTTTCCAACGATGGGGTTGTAAACATTGGATCTGCATGCTTTACCCCAACTACTGTAAGGAAATTAATTGCTAAAGGTTTTTCTGGATTGGAACACTTAATTGGCATACCTGCCTCATTTGGTGGAGTGATCTATATGAATGCTGGTAGCCAAAGAAAGTCTATTTCGAGTAATATACTCTCGGTATTATCTATTGATGAAAGTGGAAATATTATAGAGAGAAGAGTAGATAAATGTGCTTTTGATTATAGAGAAAGCTGTTATCAGTCATTGAATGAAATTATATTAAGTTGTAAATTGAAGTTACAGCCTGGATGCAAAATCGAGTTGAGAAGGAAATGTCTCGAAATTCTTAAAGAAAGGCGAATGAAGTTCCCTCGTAAAGAGCCTAGTTGTGGTTCCGTATTTGTTAGTAATCCGAAAATGTATGAAACTATTGGTCCTCCAGGAAAAGTTATAGAAGATGTTGGTCTAAAAGGATATAAGTTTGGTGGAGCTCAGATTTCGGCCATGCACGCAAACTTCATAGTTAACCGAGGAAAAGCTAGTGCAATAGATGTTCTAACCTTAATTAAGTTAGCATATAATGAAGTTTATCAGAAGACCGGATTTAGACTTAAGTCAGAAGCTATCTATATAACTAGAAGTGGAGAGCAATATAGAGCAGATATAGTTGCTAATAATCTAAAGAGATTTGTGGAGCTATAG
- a CDS encoding oligosaccharide flippase family protein yields MEISIIIFGAILISVYETLTFYSVRKAEYKVISITQLQQSVAGGGVKVLGGLIGAGSIGLIFGSAFQQGFGIAYMLKKYKLFNSSLDVFCRKRLLLNYAIFRKYKEYPRFRLPSRTVLAISQALPIIYFTKEYGNESVGFLGLAMSMISIPATMIIGNVRKVYYGEISKIGLSESQRIMSLTLSIIMKMLGLAIVFSLILFLFAEQAFSVLFGDNWVEAGLYSKVLSIQVAANFVAGPIVDAFNVIGKVRYYFYFNLFKLILVATSLFFSSLFSLSEIDTLVFLSISVALYYIIQSICILTLIGRLGYKTYR; encoded by the coding sequence ATGGAAATATCAATTATCATATTTGGTGCTATATTGATTTCTGTATATGAAACTCTAACCTTTTACTCCGTTAGAAAGGCTGAGTATAAAGTCATTTCCATAACTCAGCTGCAACAGTCAGTTGCTGGTGGAGGAGTTAAAGTACTAGGTGGCTTGATTGGAGCTGGCAGTATTGGCCTTATTTTCGGCTCTGCGTTTCAACAAGGCTTTGGCATAGCATATATGCTAAAAAAATATAAATTATTTAATAGTAGTTTAGATGTGTTTTGTCGAAAAAGACTGCTGTTAAATTATGCAATATTTAGGAAGTATAAAGAGTATCCTCGTTTTAGGTTACCATCTAGAACTGTTCTTGCTATATCTCAAGCATTACCAATAATATACTTTACGAAGGAATATGGTAATGAATCAGTAGGTTTTTTAGGGTTGGCAATGTCAATGATATCTATCCCTGCTACTATGATTATAGGCAATGTAAGAAAAGTTTATTACGGGGAAATATCTAAGATAGGATTGTCTGAATCACAAAGAATTATGTCTTTGACATTGAGTATAATAATGAAAATGCTAGGTTTAGCTATAGTTTTTTCATTGATTTTATTTTTGTTTGCGGAGCAAGCATTTTCCGTATTATTTGGTGATAATTGGGTTGAGGCTGGGCTTTATTCTAAGGTTTTATCAATTCAAGTCGCAGCCAACTTTGTCGCTGGTCCAATTGTAGATGCATTTAATGTTATAGGTAAGGTAAGGTATTATTTCTATTTTAATCTCTTTAAACTGATACTTGTAGCTACTTCATTGTTTTTTTCATCTTTATTTTCTTTGTCTGAGATAGATACACTGGTTTTCTTATCTATATCAGTAGCATTATATTATATTATACAATCTATATGCATACTTACTCTTATTGGTCGGTTGGGATATAAAACTTATAGATAA
- the pssD gene encoding PssD/Cps14F family polysaccharide biosynthesis glycosyltransferase: MFDKCYLATEVRDKYDAKLMNMINASIKNIKISWYLVRKNNTTGIISCGPGIAVIPALVFRLFGKKVIHIETWSRFTTKSMAGALMYYLSTDFYIQNESLSELYPRAKYCGRL; this comes from the coding sequence ATTTTTGATAAATGTTATTTAGCTACTGAAGTTCGAGATAAGTATGATGCGAAATTAATGAATATGATTAATGCATCTATAAAAAATATTAAAATTTCTTGGTATCTTGTTAGAAAAAATAATACAACAGGGATAATATCATGTGGTCCAGGTATCGCTGTTATCCCAGCTTTAGTCTTTAGGCTATTTGGGAAAAAAGTTATTCATATAGAAACATGGTCTAGGTTTACAACTAAGTCAATGGCAGGTGCCTTGATGTACTATTTATCAACAGACTTTTATATTCAGAATGAATCATTATCTGAATTATACCCGAGGGCTAAATATTGTGGAAGGCTTTAA
- the pssE gene encoding PssE/Cps14G family polysaccharide biosynthesis glycosyltransferase, whose amino-acid sequence MEGFNIFVTVGTTPFPSLVEHCKDIIVRNNWKAVIQAPGYDANNNVQSIEFNSFVSDINELYNTADLVICHAGAGTCYKLAELGKRFIVVPNLERSDKHQLDLAGYFDKKNYAVVCYDLLELKSAINKTISNSWNPSKYNKEEFFSTDEIISKLV is encoded by the coding sequence GTGGAAGGCTTTAACATATTTGTTACGGTAGGTACAACTCCATTTCCATCTTTGGTCGAACATTGTAAGGATATAATTGTTAGAAATAATTGGAAGGCTGTTATCCAGGCGCCGGGATATGATGCCAATAATAATGTTCAATCTATAGAGTTTAATTCTTTCGTTAGTGATATTAATGAACTATATAATACTGCGGACTTAGTGATTTGTCATGCTGGGGCTGGCACATGTTATAAGTTGGCCGAATTAGGAAAAAGATTTATTGTTGTACCTAACTTAGAGCGTTCAGATAAACATCAATTAGATTTGGCTGGATATTTTGATAAGAAAAATTATGCTGTGGTTTGTTATGACTTGCTAGAACTTAAAAGTGCTATTAATAAGACTATATCCAATTCTTGGAATCCTAGCAAATATAATAAAGAAGAGTTTTTCTCTACAGATGAAATTATTTCTAAACTGGTATAG
- a CDS encoding glycosyltransferase family 4 protein, protein MKTLVITNMYPDSRGNKGIFVKEQVESLIRFHGLNVDVFNLDKPKFGFFRKYICNIFPLAKKIFKYNPNIIHIHYGLSFFPVLLLLPIIKLKGIKVIVTFHGSDVLGGSSLVKLISQLAFYLSNKSIAVSDELNGVLTNKLTESSNKLSVIPCGIDTDFFNPNNRNIQTNEKIIIFPSSPDRPEKNFDYFLDVFTNISKSHNVKYRALENLSRKEVKELYSISSLMLLTSDREGSPQVVKEAYASGLPVISRNVGDVERLSHICTGVYVVNSKEEMIIKVGEVLKAYELEGMKSDETESVFLNTYSNKIISGKIMELYKQC, encoded by the coding sequence ATGAAAACATTAGTAATAACTAACATGTATCCAGACTCAAGAGGAAATAAAGGTATATTTGTAAAGGAACAAGTTGAAAGCTTAATAAGGTTTCATGGTTTAAACGTTGATGTATTCAACTTGGATAAACCTAAATTTGGTTTTTTTAGAAAGTATATATGTAATATTTTTCCTCTTGCCAAAAAAATATTTAAATATAATCCTAACATTATTCATATACACTATGGACTATCATTTTTCCCTGTTTTACTTCTACTGCCAATTATTAAACTTAAAGGTATTAAAGTAATTGTTACATTTCATGGCTCAGATGTTTTAGGTGGTTCAAGCTTAGTAAAGCTAATCAGCCAGTTAGCGTTTTATCTTTCTAATAAATCAATTGCAGTTAGCGATGAATTAAACGGTGTTCTAACTAATAAGCTAACAGAAAGCTCAAATAAGCTTTCTGTTATACCATGTGGTATAGATACTGATTTTTTCAATCCTAATAACAGGAACATACAAACTAACGAAAAAATTATTATATTTCCCAGTAGCCCTGATAGGCCTGAGAAGAACTTTGACTATTTTCTAGATGTATTTACTAATATATCAAAATCCCACAATGTTAAATATAGAGCACTTGAAAACTTGTCGAGGAAAGAAGTCAAGGAATTGTATAGTATTTCATCTTTAATGCTTCTCACATCGGATAGAGAAGGCTCACCACAAGTTGTTAAGGAGGCCTATGCATCCGGATTGCCTGTAATTAGCCGAAATGTAGGTGATGTCGAGAGGTTAAGCCATATTTGTACAGGAGTTTATGTGGTTAATTCAAAAGAAGAAATGATAATTAAGGTTGGCGAAGTATTAAAAGCTTATGAATTGGAAGGCATGAAAAGTGATGAGACAGAAAGTGTATTTTTAAACACTTATTCAAATAAGATAATATCTGGAAAAATAATGGAGTTATATAAACAATGTTGA